One window from the genome of Cucumis melo cultivar AY chromosome 10, USDA_Cmelo_AY_1.0, whole genome shotgun sequence encodes:
- the LOC103499351 gene encoding putative pectinesterase/pectinesterase inhibitor 45 has protein sequence MVFQDFDQISERRRAERARKFRKRVTIAVVSASVILLVVAAAVFVQVSSSSKSTTKNGDSGSSTGNSKKPLPPETKQVSRVEKMITMICNSTDYKGKCESTLKDGLHTDPNSSDPKDLIKLAISAAAHEVKSAVKKASGFNFATPEEKGAFEDCKVLLEDAVEELEMSMSEVSKKNMGKLTAKTTPDLNNWLSAVMSYHETCVDGFPEGKMKSEMEKVVKAGKELTSNSLAMISQVASFFSTFEMPEGAASRRRLMATKGVPTWMNSNERRMLKGAAAGEKPKPNVVVAKDGSGEFKTINEALAAMPAKYDGRYVIYVKEGIYDETVVITKKMVNVTMYGDGSQKSMISGSKNFVDGVRTFQTATFVALGEGFLGQAIGFRNIAGPEKHQAVAARVQADRAIFVNCRFEGYQDTLYAQAHRQFYRSCLITGTIDFIFGDAAAIFQNCNMMIRKPLDNQQNIVTAQGRTDKHETTGIVLQNCKILPDKTLEAVKSQFKSYLGRPWKEFSRTIVMESKIEDVIHPDGWMAWQGDFALKTLYYAEFNNQGPGAKTDARVKWPGYKVIDKDEAAKFTIGTFLELDWIESTSAPVHVGLF, from the exons ATGGTGTTCCAAGATTTCGACCAAATCTCCGAACGCCGACGAGCCGAGAGGGCTCGTAAGTTTCGTAAGAGAGTCACCATTGCCGTTGTCTCGGCCTCCGTCATCCTCCTCGTCGTTGCTGCCGCTGTGTTCGTTCAAGTCTCTTCCTCCTCTAAATCCACCACCAAAAATGGTGATAGCGGCAGTAGCACTGGCAACTCCAAAAAACCCCTGCCACCAGAAACAAAACAAGTATCACGTGTCGAGAAAATGATTACCATGATATGCAACTCCACAGACTACAAAGGAAAATGCGAGAGCACGCTGAAGGATGGTCTCCACACAGATCCTAATTCCTCCGACCCAAAAGATCTCATCAAGCTGGCAATCTCGGCAGCTGCGCATGAAGTGAAATCTGCGGTGAAAAAGGCATCTGGGTTCAACTTTGCGACCCCGGAGGAAAAGGGAGCGTTCGAGGACTGCAAGGTGCTGTTGGAAGACGCAGTGGAGGAGTTGGAGATGTCAATGAGCGAAGTGAGCAAGAAAAATATGGGAAAGCTGACGGCAAAAACGACACCGGATCTGAACAATTGGCTAAGCGCGGTGATGTCGTATCACGAAACTTGTGTTGATGGTTTTCCAGAGGGGAAGATGAAGAGCGAAATGGAGAAGGTTGTGAAGGCTGGAAAGGAATTAACCAGTAATTCATTGGCGATGATTTCGCAGGTGGCTTCATTCTTCTCGACGTTTGAGATGCCGGAGGGAGCTGCATCACGACGTCGTCTAATGGCCACGAAAGGAGTGCCGACTTGGATGAACAGCAATGAGCGGAGGATGTTGAAGGGAGCTGCGGCTGGAGAAAAGCCAAAGCCTAACGTTGTGGTCGCGAAAGATGGCTCTGGAGAATTCAAAACGATTAATGAAGCCTTGGCAGCCATGCCTGCCAAATATGATGGACG gtaCGTGATCTATGTGAAGGAAGGAATCTACGATGAGACCGTAGTGATTACTAAAAAGATGGTGAATGTAACAATGTATGGAGATGGATCTCAAAAGAGCATGATTAGTGGGAGCAAGAACTTTGTGGATGGGGTTAGAACCTTCCAAACCGCGACATTTG TGGCACTTGGAGAGGGGTTCTTGGGGCAGGCCATAGGATTCAGAAACATAGCGGGTCCAGAAAAGCACCAAGCCGTAGCGGCGAGAGTCCAAGCAGACAGAGCCATATTCGTGAACTGCCGGTTCGAGGGATACCAAGACACATTATACGCCCAAGCACATCGTCAATTCTACAGAAGCTGTCTGATAACAGGAACCATAGACTTCATATTCGGGGACGCGGCAGCCATTTTCCAAAACTGTAACATGATGATAAGAAAGCCGTTAGATAACCAACAGAACATAGTGACAGCACAAGGCAGAACCGACAAGCATGAAACCACAGGGATTGTCCTACAAAACTGCAAGATATTGCCGGATAAGACACTTGAGGCCGTGAAGTCACAATTCAAAAGCTACTTGGGAAGGCCATGGAAAGAATTCTCAAGAACCATTGTAATGGAGTCAAAGATTGAAGATGTGATTCATCCGGATGGTTGGATGGCTTGGCAAGGGGATTTTGCACTCAAAACCTTGTACTATGCTGAATTTAACAACCAAGGGCCAGGGGCTAAGACCGATGCTAGGGTCAAATGGCCTGGCTACAAGGTGATCGATAAGGATGAGGCTGCAAAGTTTACAATAGGAACTTTTCTAGAGCTGGATTGGATCGAGAGCACCTCGGCTCCTGTTCATGTCGGCCTATTTTGA